The window CAAGCGTGGGCTCGGACAGCGTAGGCTGCCCTGGCCGGGCCGAGGGCCGTTTGCCGGCCCTCTCCCAGGCTTGCCGCCTGGCCCTCCCTGCCTCGGCTGATCCGCCCAGCGCCGATCCCGGGCTGTCCAGCCGAACCCCGGTTGCCTCTTGACATATCAGTATGTTGTCGGTATATTGTCTAGGAATTATGCGGTAGACTGGGGTGGTGGATGGCGTTCTACCTGGCGTTCAAGGAGATCTGGCGCAATCGAGGCAGGTTCCTGCTATTCTCGATGGTCGTGGCGTTGATCACGATGCTCGTCCTGTTCATTGCCGGGCTGGCCGCCGGGCTGAGTGCGGCTAATCGGGAATATCTCTCCAATCTCGACGCCCAGCTGATCGTGTACCAGGAGAACTCCGATTACCTGATCAACGCCAGCCGGCTTGCCATGGACAAGGCGCCGGACCTCCGCCGCCTGCCCGGCGTCGCGGAAGTCGGGGCGATCGCCCTGACCAATGCTTCCATCTGGCCCGCCGCCGGCGACCAGGCCTACGACATCACCTTGATCGGGGTCGAACCCGGCAAGCCGGGTGAGCCGGCCTTGATCGACGGCCGAGGACTGCGCGGCACCCGCTCGCGCGAGGCAATTATCGATTCGCGTATCGCCAAGAAATTCGGCCTGCAGCCCGGGGACGCCATCACCGTCAAGTCGACCCAGGGGACCCGCGAGGAGTTCTTCCCCCTGACGGTCTCGGGGGTGGCCGATCGTCAGTACTACCAGTTCCTGCCGTCGGTGATCGTCCCCTACCGGACCTGGGAACGCATCCGCCCGCAGGAGGTTGCACCGCAGTCGGAGGCCGAGTTCATCCCCAACATTTTCGCCGTCAAGGTCCAGTCGCCCGACGACGTCGTCCCCGTGCAGGCCTCAATCCTGAGCGTGGTCCCCGAGGTGTTGGTGGCGGATGTCGAGACGGCCATCGAGTCCATCCCCGGATATTCCGTTCAGCAGAGCACGCTCAACACCCAGCGGTTCTTCACCCTGTTGATCGGCGTGCTGGTCCTTGGTGGCTTCTTCCAAATCCAGACCTTGCAGAAGATCGGGCAGATCGGCATGTTGAAGGCCATCGGCGCCGCCAACAAGACTGTGGCCGGCGCCTCGCTCTGGCAGATCGCCATCGTCACCAGCCTCGGCGTCGCCCTGGGCGGCCTGGTCACCTTCTTGCTGGCGATAGGGATCCCTCCCGAGGTTCCCCTTCAGCTGACCGGTGCGACGATTGCCACCACCACCCTGCTCTTGCTGATCATCGGCCCGCTGGCCGGGATGGTCTCCATCCGCCTGGCCGTCCGGGTCGATCCCCTAACGGCCATCGGCCAGTAACCAGCCCTGACAGGAAGCGAGTCATGATCCCAATGATGAAGCCCGTAGTCCAGACCGCCGACCTCGAGAAGCGCTACGGCGATGCCGCCAACCCGATTCGGGCCCTGGCGGGCGTTAGCCTCACGGTCGAACCCGGCGAGTTCGTGGCTGTGGTCGGCCCCAGCGGCAGCGGCAAGACCACCCTGCTCTCGACGCTGGCGACACTGCTCACGCCGACCTCCGGGGCCATCCACATCGCCGGAGAGGACCTCGGCTCGCTCTCCGAGGCCGAGCGCACCGTCTTCCGCCGCCGCAAGATCGGCTTCACCTTCCAGGCCAACAACCTGGTGCCCTACCTGACGGCGCGCGAGAACGTCGAACTCATGCTGCGTCTGAACGGGATCCTGAACAAGGAGACCCGCTCCATGGCCGGAGCTCTATTGGATCGTCTCGGATTGGGTGACCGCCTCAACAGCTATCCCAACCAGCTCTCGGGCGGCCAACAACAGCGGGTCGCCATCGCCCGAGCGCTGGTGCACAGCCCCGAACTCGTCCTGGCCGACGAGCCCACCGCCTCGCTCGACACCGAGCGCGCTCATCAGGTCGTCGAGACGTTCGCCAGTCTGATTCATGAGCAGGGTCGGGCCGGGATTATGGTGACCCATGACCTGCGCATGGTGCGCTATGTCGATCGCATGGTCCGCATGGAGGACGGCCGGGTGGCCAGCGTGATCTCCGACCCGGCGGCGATCCAGGCCCTGGCCGACGGGACGCCGGCGCCGGTGGCGATCCCCGCCTCCGTCGAGGTCGTCTCCGCCTAGCCTTCGGAGGTCGTCACCGGCGGCAACAGCTGCCAGCTCGCGCCGCCATCCTCGGTCCTGACAAGCGCAATCTCCTCACCCTCCCGAGCCACCGCCCAGCCGTTCACCGGGTCGACAAAATCAAATTGCCCGTCCCAGTTGACGGTCTTGACCAACGACCAGGTTCGCCCGTCGTCGGCAGTCATCTGGATCTCCCTACCAAACGCCCAGGTCAGGCGCCCTGCCATCAACCCCAGCTCGCCACCAGGGGCAGGGTCGGCGGTCCAGATGGTTCCGCCGTCCCGCGTTCGGTAGACCAGGCTCAACCCGGGCCGGACCTCCCCGGGCTCGTAGGTTTGGCAGCTCACCCCCAGCAGCCCGGAGAGCGGCGAGGAGAGATAGGGCGAGTGCGTGCCGCAGGCATTCGGGTAGGTGAACGCCTCGGGTTGATCCTCCGGAGGCAGCAGCTGAACTGACTCCCAAGTGCGGCCCCCATCGCCGGTGACATCAACAAACGCCCCCTCGGCCACACCGCGGCAATCCCGCGTCAGCCAGCCTGTCTGGGCATCGGCGAAGGTGATGCCGGTCTTCCAGCACACCTGGATCGGCGCATCGCCATATGGATCGAGCACCCGCTCCCAGGTCTCGCCGCTATCGCCCGTCGTATACAGGGCGACGTACTCGTGCGA of the Anaerolineales bacterium genome contains:
- a CDS encoding ABC transporter ATP-binding protein, translating into MIPMMKPVVQTADLEKRYGDAANPIRALAGVSLTVEPGEFVAVVGPSGSGKTTLLSTLATLLTPTSGAIHIAGEDLGSLSEAERTVFRRRKIGFTFQANNLVPYLTARENVELMLRLNGILNKETRSMAGALLDRLGLGDRLNSYPNQLSGGQQQRVAIARALVHSPELVLADEPTASLDTERAHQVVETFASLIHEQGRAGIMVTHDLRMVRYVDRMVRMEDGRVASVISDPAAIQALADGTPAPVAIPASVEVVSA
- a CDS encoding ABC transporter permease, producing the protein MAFYLAFKEIWRNRGRFLLFSMVVALITMLVLFIAGLAAGLSAANREYLSNLDAQLIVYQENSDYLINASRLAMDKAPDLRRLPGVAEVGAIALTNASIWPAAGDQAYDITLIGVEPGKPGEPALIDGRGLRGTRSREAIIDSRIAKKFGLQPGDAITVKSTQGTREEFFPLTVSGVADRQYYQFLPSVIVPYRTWERIRPQEVAPQSEAEFIPNIFAVKVQSPDDVVPVQASILSVVPEVLVADVETAIESIPGYSVQQSTLNTQRFFTLLIGVLVLGGFFQIQTLQKIGQIGMLKAIGAANKTVAGASLWQIAIVTSLGVALGGLVTFLLAIGIPPEVPLQLTGATIATTTLLLLIIGPLAGMVSIRLAVRVDPLTAIGQ